In the genome of Streptomyces sp. NBC_00190, one region contains:
- a CDS encoding DMT family transporter: MTVISPAVTAPRRAWLADLPVLAVAVVWGGSYLAAKGITTTQTVIGVLVLRFGLVLPVLAVAGWRRLRALTPAQLRGAGLLGLVLGGIFLLETYGVVHTSATNAGLIISLTMIFTPLAEAVVKRRAPSAGFLAAAGVSVAGVVLLTQGGGFTAPSPGDLLMLCAALARTLHVLLMARVKAVQDADSLSLTTVQLGGAVLVFALLAGVPGTGEDPWAVAAGFGAAEWAGLLFLSAFCTLFAFFVQMWAVRRTSPSRVSLLLGTEPLWAAVAGIAIGGEHLGLLGLAGAALVLAGTAWGRRAVDG, translated from the coding sequence GTGACCGTGATCTCGCCCGCAGTCACCGCCCCCCGCCGGGCCTGGCTCGCCGATCTGCCCGTGCTGGCCGTCGCCGTCGTATGGGGCGGCAGCTACCTCGCCGCCAAGGGCATCACCACCACGCAGACCGTGATCGGCGTACTCGTGCTGCGCTTCGGGCTCGTCCTGCCGGTGCTGGCCGTCGCCGGGTGGCGGCGGCTGCGGGCACTGACCCCGGCCCAGCTGCGCGGCGCCGGGCTGCTGGGCCTCGTACTCGGCGGGATCTTCCTCCTGGAGACCTACGGGGTCGTCCACACCTCCGCCACCAACGCCGGGCTGATCATCAGCCTGACCATGATCTTCACGCCGCTCGCCGAGGCCGTGGTGAAGCGGCGCGCGCCCTCGGCGGGCTTCCTCGCCGCCGCCGGGGTCTCCGTCGCGGGAGTGGTCCTGCTGACCCAGGGCGGGGGGTTCACCGCGCCCAGCCCCGGCGACCTGCTCATGCTCTGCGCCGCCCTCGCCAGGACCCTTCACGTCCTGCTGATGGCCCGCGTCAAGGCCGTCCAGGACGCCGACTCGCTCTCCCTGACCACCGTCCAGCTCGGCGGCGCCGTCCTCGTCTTCGCCCTGCTCGCGGGCGTCCCCGGCACCGGGGAGGACCCGTGGGCCGTGGCCGCCGGCTTCGGGGCCGCCGAATGGGCCGGGCTGCTCTTCCTCTCCGCCTTCTGCACCCTCTTCGCCTTCTTCGTGCAGATGTGGGCCGTCCGCCGAACCTCGCCCTCCCGCGTCAGCCTGCTGCTGGGCACCGAGCCGTTGTGGGCGGCGGTCGCCGGCATCGCCATCGGCGGCGAGCACCTCGGCCTGCTCGGCCTCGCGGGCGCCGCCCTCGTGCTGGCCGGTACCGCCTGGGGCCGCCGCGCCGTCGACGGCTGA
- a CDS encoding cytochrome P450 family protein, which translates to MPVLDISNLADDFNENPYPHYARLRESGPVHRIKTADGEGIWLIVGHDEARQALAHPDVSKNWQTAGLYADRTTTTLSTNMLRSDPPHHTRLRRLVAREFTSRRVEALRPRVQQVTDGLLDAMAAGPDRRADLIASFAVPLPMTVICELLGVPDLERGSFRRWSTEIVAPTGTEAETAALRAMSGYLAELTDAKRERPGEDLLSALIRTRDEDGDQLSPEELIGMAFLLLVAGHETTVNLIGNGVRALLAHPDQLAALRADPDGLIDGAVEEMLRYDGPLESATYRFARADLEIGGTLIEAGSPVLVSLAGADRDPARFTGPDVFDIRRSGQSHMAFGHGIHFCIGAPLARMEGRIAVRSLLERFPDLAEDPDAGPRDWIPGTLIRGVKRLPVRW; encoded by the coding sequence ATGCCAGTTCTGGACATCAGCAACCTCGCCGACGACTTCAACGAGAACCCCTACCCGCACTACGCGCGGCTGAGGGAGAGCGGTCCCGTCCACCGCATCAAGACGGCGGACGGGGAAGGGATCTGGCTGATCGTCGGCCACGACGAGGCCCGCCAGGCTCTCGCCCACCCCGACGTGTCGAAGAACTGGCAGACCGCCGGCCTCTACGCCGACCGCACGACCACCACCCTCAGCACCAACATGCTCCGCTCCGACCCGCCCCACCACACCCGGCTCCGCCGCCTGGTGGCCCGCGAGTTCACCTCCCGCCGGGTCGAGGCCCTGCGCCCGCGCGTGCAGCAGGTCACCGACGGACTGCTCGACGCGATGGCCGCCGGCCCCGACCGCCGCGCCGACCTGATCGCGTCCTTCGCGGTACCGCTGCCGATGACCGTCATCTGCGAACTCCTCGGCGTACCCGACCTCGAACGCGGCTCGTTCCGCCGGTGGTCCACCGAGATCGTCGCGCCGACCGGCACCGAGGCCGAGACCGCTGCGCTGCGCGCCATGTCCGGCTACCTGGCCGAGCTCACCGACGCCAAACGGGAGCGCCCCGGCGAGGACCTGCTCAGCGCGCTGATCCGGACCAGGGACGAGGACGGCGACCAGCTGTCCCCGGAAGAGCTGATCGGCATGGCCTTCCTGCTGCTGGTCGCCGGGCACGAGACCACGGTCAACCTGATCGGCAACGGCGTACGGGCCCTGCTCGCCCACCCGGACCAGCTGGCGGCCCTGCGCGCCGATCCGGACGGGCTGATCGACGGCGCGGTGGAGGAGATGCTCCGCTACGACGGCCCGCTGGAGAGCGCCACCTACCGCTTCGCCCGTGCCGACCTGGAGATCGGGGGCACCCTGATCGAGGCCGGCTCGCCCGTGCTGGTCTCCCTGGCCGGTGCCGACCGCGACCCGGCGCGGTTCACCGGGCCCGACGTCTTCGACATCCGCCGATCCGGCCAGAGCCACATGGCTTTCGGCCACGGCATCCACTTCTGCATCGGCGCCCCGCTGGCGCGCATGGAGGGCCGCATCGCGGTCCGGTCCCTGCTGGAACGTTTCCCCGACCTGGCCGAGGACCCTGACGCCGGCCCGCGCGACTGGATCCCCGGCACCCTGATCCGGGGAGTGAAGCGGCTGCCGGTGCGCTGGTAG
- a CDS encoding Gfo/Idh/MocA family protein: MRIGLIGTGRIGSFHAAALARQADAGSLLLADADPARAARLADRLGATAAPSVEQVFTWGVDAVVVACSTEGHAELAVRAVRGGLPVFCEKPVAPDLARTLAVVREVEAAGGVLQVGFMRRFDSGYRTARELVRSGALGRLHTVRTMTADPAPPTAAYLAASGGLYRDCLVHDFDMVRWVTGHEVTEVYAAGSDAGPPRFRETGDIDTAAAVLTLDDGTLVTATGGRINGAGYDVRMELAGELDQVSAGLDDRTPIASTEPHGPPPASKPWTGFLERFGPAYEAELAAFVRLVRGEGPNPCDGREALAAFRVAEACELSRREGRRVRLEELPDL; this comes from the coding sequence ATGCGCATCGGGCTCATCGGAACGGGCCGGATCGGCTCGTTCCACGCGGCGGCGCTGGCCCGCCAGGCGGACGCCGGCTCGCTCCTGCTCGCCGACGCCGACCCCGCGCGGGCGGCGCGCCTGGCCGACCGGCTCGGGGCCACCGCCGCGCCCTCCGTCGAGCAGGTCTTCACCTGGGGCGTGGACGCGGTGGTCGTGGCCTGCTCGACCGAGGGCCACGCCGAGCTGGCCGTACGGGCGGTACGCGGCGGCCTGCCGGTGTTCTGCGAGAAGCCGGTGGCCCCGGACCTGGCCCGCACCCTCGCCGTGGTGCGCGAGGTGGAGGCCGCCGGCGGCGTGCTCCAGGTGGGATTCATGCGCCGCTTCGACTCGGGCTACCGCACCGCCCGTGAGCTGGTCCGCTCGGGCGCCCTGGGGCGGCTGCACACCGTACGCACGATGACCGCCGATCCGGCTCCGCCGACCGCCGCGTACCTGGCGGCCTCGGGCGGTCTGTACCGGGACTGCCTCGTGCACGATTTCGACATGGTCCGCTGGGTCACCGGGCACGAGGTGACGGAGGTGTACGCGGCCGGGTCGGACGCGGGCCCGCCGCGGTTCCGGGAGACGGGCGACATCGACACGGCCGCGGCCGTGCTGACCCTGGACGACGGCACCCTCGTCACCGCGACGGGCGGCCGGATCAACGGCGCCGGCTACGACGTGCGGATGGAGCTCGCCGGGGAGCTGGACCAGGTGTCCGCCGGGCTGGACGACCGTACGCCGATCGCCTCGACCGAGCCGCACGGCCCGCCCCCGGCGAGCAAACCGTGGACGGGTTTCCTGGAGCGCTTCGGCCCCGCGTACGAGGCGGAGCTGGCGGCCTTCGTGCGCCTGGTGCGCGGCGAGGGCCCCAACCCCTGCGACGGCCGGGAGGCGCTCGCCGCGTTCCGGGTCGCGGAGGCGTGCGAGCTCTCGCGCCGCGAGGGGCGCCGGGTACGGCTGGAGGAGCTGCCGGATCTGTGA
- a CDS encoding sugar ABC transporter substrate-binding protein — MARVRTGVRVVGAVLAAVLGASLAGCSSTGGKRAEDRAKAAAAGRPAVSTPRWTFAMVTHAGDGDTFWDIVQKGAKEAAAKDNINFVYAHDDQAQQQAQFVQNAIDQKVDGIIVSLAKPEALKDVIAKAVKAGIPVVTVNSGSAQSAAYGALTHIGQDEEIAGEAVGSELTERGKKKAVCVLHEQGNVGHEQRCAGAKRTFGGSGGVMENLYVEGTNMPSVQAAIQAKLQADPSVDAIVTLGAPFAPTAVKAKDAAGSKAEVDTFDLNESVARDLKSGALGFAVDQQPYLQGYEAIDLLWLYRYNADVLGGGRPVLTGPQIVTAAESAKLEEFIKRGTR; from the coding sequence GTGGCTAGGGTTCGGACAGGGGTACGCGTCGTGGGCGCCGTGCTCGCGGCGGTACTGGGGGCCTCGCTCGCGGGCTGCAGCAGCACCGGAGGCAAGCGCGCCGAGGACCGGGCGAAGGCCGCCGCGGCGGGCCGGCCGGCCGTGTCCACCCCGCGCTGGACCTTCGCGATGGTCACGCACGCGGGTGACGGCGACACCTTCTGGGACATCGTCCAGAAGGGCGCCAAGGAGGCCGCGGCGAAGGACAACATCAACTTCGTCTACGCCCACGACGACCAGGCGCAGCAGCAGGCGCAGTTCGTGCAGAACGCCATCGACCAGAAGGTCGACGGGATCATCGTGAGCCTCGCCAAGCCGGAAGCGCTCAAGGACGTCATCGCCAAGGCCGTCAAGGCCGGCATCCCGGTGGTCACGGTCAATTCCGGCTCCGCCCAGTCCGCCGCCTACGGGGCACTGACCCACATCGGCCAGGACGAGGAGATCGCGGGCGAGGCGGTCGGCAGCGAGCTGACCGAGCGAGGGAAGAAGAAGGCCGTCTGCGTCCTGCACGAGCAGGGCAACGTGGGCCACGAGCAGCGCTGCGCCGGGGCGAAGAGAACGTTCGGTGGGTCCGGTGGCGTCATGGAGAACCTGTACGTCGAGGGCACCAACATGCCCTCCGTCCAGGCGGCCATCCAAGCCAAGCTCCAGGCGGACCCCTCGGTCGACGCGATCGTCACGCTCGGTGCGCCCTTCGCCCCCACCGCGGTCAAGGCGAAGGACGCGGCGGGCAGCAAGGCCGAGGTGGACACCTTCGACCTCAACGAATCCGTCGCCCGCGACCTGAAGTCCGGAGCCCTCGGCTTCGCCGTCGACCAGCAGCCCTACCTCCAGGGCTACGAGGCGATCGACCTGCTCTGGCTCTACCGCTACAACGCGGACGTGCTCGGCGGTGGCCGCCCGGTGCTCACCGGGCCCCAGATCGTCACGGCCGCCGAGTCGGCCAAGCTGGAAGAGTTCATCAAGCGGGGCACCCGATGA
- a CDS encoding ABC transporter permease, translated as MSAAAAADERLAPTSLVRRLLGRPELGAVVGAAAVFVFFSFAAPSFLQASSLSTVLYSASTIGIMAVPVALLMIGGEFDLSAGVMVTTSALVASMFSYQMTANVWVGVLVSLLVTLAIGLFNGVMLTRTKLPSFIITLGTFLMLTGLNLGFTKLISGSVSTKSIADMEGFSSARALFASQWNIGSVTLKVTVLWWLALVAVATWILLRTRAGNWIFAVGGGADAARATGVPVVKTRIGLYMGVALCAWISGQHILFSFDVVQSGEGVGNEFLYIIAAVIGGCLMTGGYGSAIGSAVGAFIFGMTSNGIVYAQWNPDWFKFFLGAMLLLATLLNAWVRKRAEESK; from the coding sequence ATGAGCGCCGCCGCCGCCGCGGACGAACGCCTCGCGCCCACCTCCCTGGTCCGCAGGCTGCTGGGCCGCCCGGAGCTGGGCGCCGTGGTCGGCGCGGCCGCCGTTTTCGTCTTCTTCTCCTTCGCCGCCCCCAGCTTCCTGCAGGCCTCCAGCCTCAGCACCGTGCTGTACTCGGCCTCCACCATCGGGATCATGGCCGTCCCGGTGGCCCTGCTGATGATCGGCGGCGAGTTCGACCTTTCCGCGGGTGTCATGGTCACGACCTCGGCGCTGGTCGCCTCGATGTTCAGCTACCAGATGACCGCCAACGTCTGGGTCGGCGTCCTGGTGTCGCTGCTGGTCACCCTGGCCATCGGCCTCTTCAACGGCGTCATGCTGACCCGTACCAAGCTGCCCAGCTTCATCATCACGCTCGGCACCTTCCTGATGCTGACCGGCCTGAACCTCGGCTTCACCAAGCTGATCAGCGGATCGGTCTCCACCAAGAGCATCGCCGACATGGAGGGCTTCAGCTCCGCGCGCGCCCTCTTCGCCTCGCAGTGGAACATCGGCTCGGTCACCCTGAAGGTCACCGTCCTGTGGTGGCTGGCCCTGGTCGCCGTCGCCACCTGGATCCTGCTGCGCACCCGCGCCGGGAACTGGATCTTCGCGGTGGGCGGCGGAGCCGACGCGGCCCGCGCGACCGGCGTCCCGGTCGTGAAGACCCGTATCGGCCTCTACATGGGCGTCGCCCTGTGCGCGTGGATCTCCGGCCAGCACATCCTCTTCTCGTTCGACGTGGTCCAGTCGGGCGAGGGCGTCGGCAACGAGTTCCTCTACATCATCGCGGCCGTCATCGGCGGCTGCCTGATGACCGGCGGCTACGGCTCCGCCATCGGCTCGGCGGTCGGCGCCTTCATCTTCGGCATGACCAGCAACGGCATCGTCTACGCCCAGTGGAACCCGGACTGGTTCAAGTTCTTCCTGGGCGCGATGCTCCTGCTCGCGACGCTGCTCAACGCATGGGTCCGCAAGCGGGCGGAGGAGAGCAAGTGA
- a CDS encoding ATP-binding cassette domain-containing protein: MGPQAGGGEQVTTNGATPLVKLTEVSKYYGNIRALQGVSLEVAAGEITCVLGDNGAGKSTLIKIIAGLHQHDAGTFEIEGEETVLANPRAALDRGIATVYQDLAVVPLMPVWRNFFLGSEPTKGRGPLRRLDVGHMRRTTRAELLRMGIDLRDVDQPIGTLSGGERQCVAIARAVHFGAKVLVLDEPTAALGVKQSGVVLKYVAAARDAGLGVVLITHNPHHAHLVGDRFVLLKRGTMAGSHTRDSITLDELTRQMAGGSELDELSHELERVAESGPGAASGAADPESGSATDSASGSTSSDKGDTTR, translated from the coding sequence ATGGGTCCGCAAGCGGGCGGAGGAGAGCAAGTGACGACGAACGGCGCGACGCCCCTGGTGAAGCTGACCGAGGTCAGCAAGTACTACGGAAACATCCGCGCCCTCCAAGGGGTCTCCCTGGAGGTCGCGGCGGGCGAGATCACCTGTGTCCTCGGCGACAACGGCGCCGGAAAGTCCACCCTCATCAAGATCATCGCGGGGCTGCACCAGCACGACGCCGGCACCTTCGAGATCGAGGGGGAGGAGACCGTGCTCGCCAATCCCCGCGCGGCCCTCGACCGCGGCATCGCCACCGTCTACCAGGACCTCGCCGTCGTCCCGCTCATGCCCGTATGGCGGAACTTCTTCCTCGGGTCCGAGCCGACCAAGGGCCGCGGCCCGCTGCGCCGCCTCGACGTGGGCCACATGCGGCGGACCACCCGCGCCGAGCTGCTGCGCATGGGCATCGACCTGCGCGACGTCGACCAGCCCATCGGAACCCTGTCCGGCGGCGAGCGGCAGTGCGTGGCCATCGCCCGCGCCGTCCACTTCGGTGCGAAGGTCCTCGTGCTCGACGAGCCGACCGCCGCGCTCGGCGTCAAGCAGTCCGGCGTGGTCCTCAAGTACGTCGCCGCCGCCCGCGACGCGGGCCTCGGCGTGGTGCTGATCACCCACAACCCGCACCACGCCCACCTGGTCGGCGACCGGTTCGTGCTCCTCAAACGCGGCACCATGGCGGGCAGCCACACCCGCGACTCGATCACCCTGGACGAGCTCACCCGGCAGATGGCGGGCGGTTCCGAGCTGGACGAACTGAGCCACGAACTGGAGCGAGTGGCAGAATCGGGCCCAGGCGCCGCATCCGGCGCAGCCGATCCGGAATCCGGCTCCGCCACCGACTCCGCTTCCGGCTCCACTTCCTCCGACAAGGGCGACACGACTCGATGA
- a CDS encoding ROK family glucokinase, translating to MSTYRDFTLAHRGAARGTVLRTIGTRERRSHLTAPRVPTVGIDIGGTKVMAGVVDADGVILEKIRAETPDKSKSPKVVEDTIVELVLDLSDRHDVHAVGIGAAGWVDADRSRVLFAPHLAWRDEPLRDALQSRLAVPVMVDNDANTAAWAEWRFGAGRGEDHLVMITLGTGIGGAILEGGQVKRGRYGVAGEFGHMQVVPGGHRCPCGNRGCWEQYSSGNALVREARELAAADSPVAYNIIARVGGNVHEITGPLITELAREGDAMCVELLQDIGQWLGVGIANLAAALDPSCFVIGGGVSAADDLLIGPARDAFRRHLTGRGYRPEARIAKAELGPEAGMVGAADLARLVARRFRRATRRRVERYERYAQLGRRDATGPTDSKDQNEQ from the coding sequence ATGAGCACGTACCGGGACTTCACGCTCGCCCACCGGGGGGCGGCGCGAGGCACCGTCCTGCGGACCATCGGGACCCGTGAGCGCCGGTCTCACCTGACCGCCCCGCGGGTCCCGACCGTCGGCATCGACATCGGCGGCACCAAGGTCATGGCCGGCGTCGTCGACGCCGACGGCGTCATCCTGGAGAAGATCCGCGCCGAGACGCCGGACAAGTCCAAGAGCCCCAAGGTCGTCGAGGACACCATCGTCGAGCTGGTCCTGGACCTCTCCGACCGGCACGACGTGCACGCGGTGGGCATCGGGGCGGCCGGCTGGGTCGACGCCGACCGCTCCCGCGTCCTCTTCGCGCCCCACCTGGCCTGGCGCGACGAGCCGCTGCGCGACGCCCTCCAGTCCCGGCTCGCGGTGCCGGTCATGGTCGACAACGATGCCAACACCGCGGCGTGGGCGGAATGGCGCTTCGGCGCCGGGCGCGGCGAGGACCACCTCGTCATGATCACCCTCGGCACCGGCATCGGCGGGGCCATCCTCGAAGGCGGCCAGGTCAAGCGCGGCCGGTACGGGGTCGCCGGCGAGTTCGGCCACATGCAGGTCGTCCCCGGCGGCCACCGCTGCCCCTGCGGCAACCGCGGCTGCTGGGAGCAGTACAGCTCCGGCAACGCCCTGGTGCGCGAGGCCCGCGAGCTCGCCGCGGCCGACTCCCCGGTCGCGTACAACATCATCGCCAGGGTCGGCGGCAACGTCCACGAGATCACCGGGCCGCTGATCACCGAGCTGGCCCGCGAGGGCGACGCCATGTGCGTCGAGCTGCTCCAGGACATCGGCCAGTGGCTCGGCGTCGGCATCGCCAACCTCGCCGCCGCCCTCGACCCGTCCTGCTTCGTCATCGGCGGCGGCGTCAGCGCCGCCGACGACCTGCTGATCGGCCCCGCCCGGGACGCCTTCCGCCGCCACCTCACCGGTCGTGGCTACCGCCCCGAGGCCCGGATCGCCAAGGCCGAGCTCGGCCCCGAGGCAGGTATGGTCGGAGCGGCCGACCTCGCCAGGCTCGTCGCCCGCCGCTTCCGCCGCGCCACACGCCGCCGGGTCGAACGCTACGAGCGCTACGCGCAGCTGGGCCGGCGCGATGCCACCGGCCCCACGGACTCCAAGGACCAGAACGAGCAGTGA
- a CDS encoding MBL fold metallo-hydrolase: MKLTKRLHSCVQLEKDGRTLVIDPGAFSEPDAGLGADALLVTHEHPDHFEEGRLRAALDANPAAGLWTLRSVAQRLAPAYPGRVHTVGHGDTFTAAGFEVQVHGELHAVIHPDIPRVTNVGYLVEGSLFHPGDALTVPDAAVETLMLPVHAPWNKVSEVIDYLREVKPRRAIDIHDAYLSDIARPIYDMALDSLGGTDHGRLTAGEAADL; encoded by the coding sequence ATGAAGCTCACCAAGCGGCTGCATTCCTGCGTGCAGCTGGAGAAGGACGGGCGCACGCTCGTCATCGACCCGGGCGCCTTCAGCGAACCGGACGCGGGCCTGGGGGCGGACGCCCTGCTGGTCACGCACGAGCACCCCGACCACTTCGAGGAGGGCCGGCTGCGGGCCGCCCTCGACGCCAATCCGGCGGCGGGCCTGTGGACCCTGCGCAGTGTGGCGCAGAGGCTGGCCCCCGCCTACCCGGGCCGGGTGCACACGGTCGGGCACGGAGACACCTTCACCGCCGCCGGCTTCGAGGTCCAGGTGCACGGCGAGCTGCACGCCGTGATCCACCCGGACATCCCGCGGGTCACCAACGTCGGCTACCTCGTGGAGGGTTCGCTGTTCCACCCCGGGGACGCGCTGACCGTGCCCGACGCGGCGGTGGAGACGCTGATGCTTCCCGTGCACGCCCCCTGGAACAAGGTCTCCGAGGTGATCGACTACCTCCGTGAGGTCAAGCCGCGGCGTGCCATCGACATCCACGACGCGTACCTGTCCGACATCGCCCGGCCGATCTACGACATGGCCCTGGACAGCCTGGGCGGCACGGACCACGGCCGGCTCACCGCCGGGGAAGCCGCCGACCTGTGA
- a CDS encoding exodeoxyribonuclease III — protein sequence MRIATFNVNSVTARLPRLLAWLESSGTDVLCIQETKCSAEQFPHAELRELGYESAVNATGRWNGVALLSKVGLDDVVLGLPGGPDYEGVQEPRAISATCGGVRVWSVYVPNGREVEHDHYGYKLDWFRSLTTAVAEDAAGPRPFAVLGDFNVAPTDEDVYDPAVFEGLTHVTPAERAALEALRAAGLSDVLPRPLKYDRPYTYWDYRQLAFPKNRGMRIDLVYGNQPFAKAVTDAYVDREERKGKGASDHAPVVVDLDLDR from the coding sequence ATGCGTATCGCCACGTTCAACGTCAACTCCGTCACCGCCCGGCTTCCGCGCCTGCTGGCCTGGCTGGAGAGCTCCGGCACCGATGTCCTGTGCATCCAGGAGACCAAGTGCTCCGCGGAGCAGTTCCCGCACGCCGAGCTGCGCGAGCTGGGCTACGAGTCGGCGGTCAACGCCACCGGCCGGTGGAACGGCGTCGCCCTGCTCTCCAAGGTCGGCCTGGACGACGTGGTCCTGGGGCTGCCCGGCGGGCCCGACTACGAAGGGGTCCAGGAGCCCCGCGCGATCTCCGCCACCTGCGGCGGCGTGCGCGTCTGGTCGGTGTACGTGCCCAACGGCCGGGAGGTCGAGCACGACCACTACGGCTACAAGCTGGACTGGTTCCGCTCCCTGACCACGGCCGTCGCCGAGGACGCGGCGGGCCCCCGCCCCTTCGCGGTGCTCGGCGACTTCAACGTGGCCCCGACCGACGAGGACGTCTACGACCCGGCCGTCTTCGAGGGCCTCACCCACGTCACCCCCGCCGAGCGCGCCGCTCTGGAGGCGCTGCGGGCCGCCGGTCTCTCCGACGTGCTGCCGCGTCCCCTCAAGTACGACCGCCCCTACACGTACTGGGACTACCGCCAGCTCGCCTTCCCCAAGAACAGGGGCATGCGAATCGACCTGGTGTACGGGAACCAGCCCTTCGCCAAGGCCGTCACCGACGCCTACGTCGACCGCGAGGAACGCAAGGGCAAGGGCGCGTCCGACCACGCGCCGGTCGTCGTGGACCTGGATCTCGACCGGTAG
- a CDS encoding DUF6278 family protein: MNIPFLDNWLNRRETERGAGLALAFAGDPEGVAALFSECEMLRDQARAAGLELDESRASLEELDQLMPRWRRDPEAVPWLGNDAGFYLGTVIIRTIPGAGWQVWPNGQPVIRLASGRELNVIESGVSWAMTGSPELSQAYAEASEG, translated from the coding sequence ATGAACATCCCTTTCCTGGACAACTGGCTGAACCGGCGCGAAACGGAACGGGGTGCGGGTCTCGCCCTCGCCTTCGCCGGTGATCCCGAGGGTGTGGCCGCGTTGTTCTCGGAGTGCGAGATGCTGCGCGACCAGGCGAGGGCGGCCGGACTCGAACTCGACGAGAGCCGGGCCTCGTTGGAGGAACTCGACCAGCTGATGCCCCGCTGGCGGCGGGATCCGGAGGCCGTGCCGTGGCTCGGCAACGACGCAGGCTTCTACCTCGGGACCGTGATCATCCGCACCATCCCCGGAGCCGGCTGGCAGGTGTGGCCCAACGGCCAGCCGGTGATCCGGCTGGCCTCGGGCCGCGAGCTGAACGTGATCGAGTCGGGGGTGTCCTGGGCGATGACCGGATCCCCCGAGCTCAGCCAGGCGTACGCGGAGGCCTCCGAGGGGTGA